A single Marinitoga aeolica DNA region contains:
- a CDS encoding ABC transporter ATP-binding protein, protein MKCSKNKEDGMVNNTTKLFNVFIDIAKISPIRFFLQYMFSIVDAISLGMVTVQMQKVFDNAIKYFNNNSEYKMILLNLIYLMFFAILSEVSSGISEYFGEYYHDITLKTVLKNLNLKISKISPNYFNVPYNRNIINSAIIGAKSVRGLLNIIMDILFLYIPYYIFIELYMISLNPLLGISILFIFVPTIISQIIKKKYYEKLEETHAPLRREKEIYSSYIKNKNYLKETRTLGATKYIINLFKKTNYNYYDLKLIYQRKLNKIEALSKLINIIGYMSILGLSIYLIINNKITVGAFAAVYASISNLFGLFEEIFEYRLQNAVEIFVKVKKYINFLNYDEKLKNRKNAIDEISNIELKNIFFMYPSGKMAIENINLKIEKGDRIAIIGKNGAGKTTLSKLILGLYSPQRGEIYYNGIASSLLSLDSIRRRGTAVFQNFNKYKISLKENISVSDMKNENNEEKIKDTLNYAGINYNNKKFINGINTILSKEFDGVELSGGQWQKVAIGRGIFKDYDIIILDEPTAALDPIAENELYEKFEEISKGKIAIIITHRLASIKYCNKIVIMDNGKIIDIGTHKELINRSEYYRNLWYAQSELYIKNK, encoded by the coding sequence ATGAAATGTTCGAAAAACAAAGAAGATGGTATGGTGAATAATACAACAAAACTATTCAATGTATTTATTGATATTGCTAAAATATCTCCTATAAGATTTTTTTTGCAATACATGTTTTCAATAGTTGATGCGATATCTTTAGGCATGGTTACAGTTCAAATGCAAAAGGTGTTCGATAATGCTATTAAATACTTTAATAATAATAGTGAATACAAAATGATATTATTAAATCTTATATATTTGATGTTTTTTGCTATACTATCAGAAGTTTCAAGTGGAATATCAGAGTATTTTGGAGAATATTATCATGATATCACATTAAAAACTGTATTAAAAAACTTAAATTTAAAAATTTCAAAAATTTCACCAAATTATTTTAATGTTCCATATAATAGAAATATAATTAATTCTGCAATAATCGGTGCTAAATCAGTAAGGGGTTTATTAAATATAATAATGGATATATTATTTTTGTATATTCCATATTATATATTTATAGAGCTATACATGATATCCTTAAATCCTTTATTAGGTATAAGTATATTATTTATATTTGTCCCAACAATAATTTCACAAATTATAAAGAAAAAGTATTATGAAAAACTTGAAGAAACACATGCCCCTTTGAGAAGAGAAAAAGAAATATATTCATCATATATAAAAAATAAAAATTATTTAAAGGAAACACGTACATTAGGAGCAACCAAATATATAATTAATCTATTTAAAAAAACTAACTATAATTATTATGATTTAAAATTGATCTATCAAAGAAAGTTAAATAAAATAGAAGCCTTATCAAAATTAATAAATATAATTGGGTATATGAGCATTTTAGGGTTGAGTATATATTTAATAATAAATAATAAAATAACGGTTGGAGCATTCGCAGCTGTATATGCATCTATCTCAAATTTATTTGGATTGTTTGAAGAAATATTTGAATATAGGCTGCAAAATGCTGTAGAAATATTTGTAAAAGTAAAAAAATATATAAACTTTTTAAATTATGACGAAAAATTGAAAAATAGGAAAAATGCTATAGATGAAATATCAAATATAGAATTAAAAAATATATTTTTTATGTATCCATCAGGGAAAATGGCAATTGAGAATATTAATTTAAAAATAGAAAAAGGAGATAGAATAGCAATTATAGGTAAAAATGGGGCTGGAAAAACAACGTTATCAAAATTAATATTGGGATTATATAGTCCTCAAAGGGGAGAAATATATTATAATGGAATAGCTTCTTCTTTGTTATCTTTAGATTCAATAAGAAGAAGAGGAACTGCTGTATTTCAGAATTTTAATAAATATAAGATTTCTTTGAAAGAAAATATATCTGTTAGTGATATGAAAAATGAAAATAATGAAGAAAAAATAAAAGATACATTGAATTATGCAGGAATAAATTATAATAATAAAAAATTTATTAATGGCATAAATACAATATTATCAAAGGAATTTGATGGTGTAGAACTTTCAGGTGGTCAATGGCAAAAAGTAGCAATAGGAAGAGGAATTTTTAAAGATTATGATATTATAATACTCGACGAACCAACAGCAGCACTCGATCCGATAGCTGAAAATGAATTATACGAAAAATTTGAAGAAATAAGCAAAGGAAAAATAGCAATAATAATAACACATAGATTAGCTTCTATAAAGTATTGTAATAAGATAGTGATTATGGATAATGGAAAAATAATTGATATAGGAACTCATAAAGAGTTGATTAATAGGTCAGAATATTATAGAAATTTATGGTATGCTCAATCGGAATTATATATAAAGAATAAATAA
- a CDS encoding ABC transporter ATP-binding protein: MENIKLLFKYIIIYSFKKSPLLSIGYFIIETLSYAMPWIRIIITALFIDAVQIFINNKTIDKKFILISFLFFMMFLINYFINLISKQIYIRISKKVDNQFEKDILKKNAKLRYDILENHENYELIERIYDNSENAITIGLNEISAFIKIIVEILSISAIIIKSSILIGTIVLILLILMAIIGYYSGEREYESYTESMKYFRKAKVYDLMLNTGEMADERVLFDYGDNIAKKFENLYEKARRIDIKATMKNIARVKILSILMAVLAFGISASLLFVLKSGKISSGMFISITGAVFNLIHPMSWTFSNIVKDLVRRINYIKDYQKYIKLPEIEKDIYLKTKNIKDIKAIEFKNVSFKYPNSNKWILNNINIKLEKGKTYAFVGENGAGKTTIIKLLLGLYEEYEGEIYINNKKQKNTNIEEWYKYFSIVYQDYTKYPLTLEENIKIGDVKKNNNELYNNIIHLTGVDKIMKKLPEKEKTKLGYINGKGYNLSEGQWQKVIMARALYRDAPIQIFDEPTSALDPIAEREIFERFFSVPYKSIKILITHRLGGIRYADEIIVFSNGKIIERGTHDDLIRKEGVYYEMFEKQRRWYGE, encoded by the coding sequence ATGGAAAATATAAAATTATTATTTAAATACATTATAATATACTCTTTTAAAAAATCACCATTATTATCAATAGGATATTTTATTATAGAAACATTGAGCTATGCTATGCCATGGATAAGAATAATAATTACAGCATTATTTATTGATGCTGTTCAAATTTTTATTAATAATAAAACCATAGATAAAAAATTCATATTAATATCTTTTTTGTTTTTTATGATGTTCTTAATAAATTATTTTATAAATCTTATATCAAAACAAATTTATATCAGAATATCTAAAAAAGTAGATAATCAATTTGAAAAAGATATTTTAAAGAAAAATGCAAAACTAAGATATGACATATTAGAAAATCATGAAAATTATGAATTAATTGAAAGAATATATGATAATTCTGAAAATGCAATAACAATTGGATTAAATGAAATAAGTGCATTTATAAAAATAATAGTAGAAATATTATCAATATCAGCAATAATAATAAAAAGTAGCATACTAATAGGAACCATAGTGCTTATATTATTAATACTAATGGCGATAATAGGTTATTATAGTGGAGAACGCGAATATGAATCATATACAGAATCTATGAAGTATTTTCGTAAAGCAAAAGTTTATGATTTAATGTTAAATACGGGTGAAATGGCAGATGAAAGAGTATTATTCGATTATGGCGATAATATAGCAAAAAAATTTGAAAATTTATATGAAAAAGCTAGAAGAATAGATATTAAAGCAACAATGAAAAATATTGCAAGAGTAAAAATATTAAGTATATTAATGGCTGTATTAGCTTTTGGTATTTCGGCAAGTTTATTATTCGTTTTAAAATCTGGCAAAATAAGCTCAGGAATGTTTATAAGTATAACAGGTGCTGTATTTAATTTAATACATCCAATGTCCTGGACATTTTCAAATATAGTAAAGGATTTAGTAAGACGTATAAATTATATAAAAGATTATCAAAAGTATATAAAATTACCAGAGATAGAAAAAGATATATATTTAAAAACGAAAAATATTAAAGATATAAAAGCAATAGAATTTAAAAATGTGTCATTTAAATATCCAAACTCAAATAAATGGATATTAAATAATATTAATATTAAGTTAGAAAAAGGAAAAACATATGCGTTTGTAGGGGAAAATGGAGCAGGAAAAACAACAATAATAAAATTATTACTCGGACTATATGAAGAATACGAAGGTGAAATATACATTAACAATAAAAAGCAAAAAAACACAAATATAGAAGAATGGTATAAATATTTTTCTATTGTTTATCAAGACTATACAAAATATCCTTTAACTTTAGAGGAAAATATAAAAATAGGAGATGTAAAAAAGAATAATAATGAACTATATAATAATATAATTCATTTAACTGGTGTAGATAAAATAATGAAAAAATTACCAGAAAAAGAAAAAACTAAACTGGGATACATTAATGGGAAAGGTTATAACTTATCAGAAGGTCAGTGGCAAAAAGTAATTATGGCAAGAGCTTTATATAGAGATGCTCCAATACAAATATTTGATGAACCAACATCGGCACTTGATCCCATAGCAGAAAGAGAAATATTTGAAAGATTTTTTTCTGTACCATATAAATCGATAAAGATTTTAATTACACATAGACTAGGTGGAATAAGATATGCAGACGAAATAATAGTTTTTTCAAATGGAAAAATCATCGAAAGGGGAACTCATGATGATTTAATTAGAAAAGAAGGTGTATATTATGAAATGTTCGAAAAACAAAGAAGATGGTATGGTGAATAA
- a CDS encoding radical SAM/SPASM domain-containing protein, translating into MRIYDENSFSYQNIVQKAYNERIPLIATIEILNLCNLKCLHCYIPEHNNMGLEYEFIIHLFKQLRKLGTFELVLTGGEIFLRKDIIDIVKRARAMGFRVTLLSNATIINDQQIKSLSDLFITEFSTTIFSLNEKINDMITGVKGSLKRILSNIMKMKEQGINIEIKTPLMKQNKDSYKELQEFCIKNGFKYSPNPIIISKTNGDETPKKNSLDFNDLLKFYKDIPIQIEKGIFKNNNSDDLCPNLKYSIYIDSNKNVYPCNSFLYKIGDLKKQNLKDIWYNSNKLKYIYSLTKYDLKDCKTCYLKDFCNRCPGFAYSEDNTFLGCSSLDKRNAEVFKYLCEKEGR; encoded by the coding sequence TTGAGGATATATGATGAGAATTCTTTTTCTTATCAAAATATTGTCCAAAAAGCTTATAATGAAAGAATTCCATTAATTGCAACTATTGAAATATTAAATTTATGTAATTTGAAATGTTTACATTGTTATATTCCAGAACATAATAACATGGGATTAGAATATGAATTTATTATTCATTTATTTAAGCAATTAAGAAAGCTGGGAACTTTTGAATTAGTTCTAACTGGTGGAGAAATTTTTCTTAGGAAAGATATAATAGATATTGTAAAAAGGGCTAGGGCTATGGGATTTCGTGTAACTTTACTAAGTAATGCTACAATAATTAATGATCAACAAATTAAAAGTCTTTCTGATTTATTTATTACGGAATTTTCTACAACTATTTTTTCATTAAATGAAAAAATTAATGATATGATTACAGGAGTAAAAGGATCTTTAAAAAGAATATTATCAAATATTATGAAAATGAAAGAACAAGGTATCAATATAGAAATTAAAACCCCTTTGATGAAACAAAATAAAGATTCATACAAAGAGTTACAAGAATTTTGTATAAAAAATGGATTTAAATATTCACCAAATCCAATAATTATATCGAAAACAAATGGTGATGAAACTCCTAAAAAAAATTCTCTTGATTTTAATGATTTATTAAAGTTTTATAAAGATATTCCAATTCAAATAGAAAAGGGAATTTTTAAAAATAACAATTCAGACGATCTTTGCCCTAATTTAAAATATAGTATATATATAGATTCTAATAAAAATGTATATCCTTGTAATTCTTTTTTATATAAAATTGGAGATTTAAAAAAACAAAATTTAAAAGATATTTGGTATAACTCTAACAAACTCAAATATATATATTCTTTAACAAAATATGATTTAAAAGATTGTAAAACTTGTTATTTAAAAGATTTTTGTAATAGATGTCCAGGGTTCGCTTACTCTGAAGATAACACCTTTTTAGGTTGTTCGTCTCTAGATAAAAGAAATGCAGAAGTATTTAAATATTTATGCGAAAAGGAAGGGAGGTGA